One genomic window of Halolamina sediminis includes the following:
- a CDS encoding ABC transporter ATP-binding protein, producing the protein MSADAATPAVRARNVRKEFGDDGILDGVDLTVRENEALLLMGPNGTGKTVLLSCLAGSVEPTAGEIELFGEPVADGAGRNLSLLLQGGASVDGLSGRETAEFYAGLHPEFTDRWRELVAEFGLVDELDKRTEHYSEGMKRKLELALALAVDAPLYFLDEPTAGVDLSMVQTFHRAIRDRVATGGTVVATSHRPVDAAFADRIAFVTGDGVSAVGAPDALLDAVPETIRIVGGGPETAPFEPHVVDARLFHHGDERRGFLAPGVTVAALSAAAPDGVTVERVEPSYTDAFNYYVHTEGNDE; encoded by the coding sequence ATGAGCGCCGACGCCGCCACCCCGGCGGTCCGGGCCCGCAACGTCCGCAAAGAATTCGGCGACGACGGGATCTTAGACGGCGTCGACCTCACGGTCCGGGAGAACGAGGCGCTGCTCCTGATGGGGCCCAACGGCACCGGGAAGACCGTCCTCCTGTCGTGTCTCGCGGGCAGCGTCGAGCCGACGGCCGGCGAGATCGAGCTGTTCGGCGAGCCGGTCGCCGACGGCGCCGGGCGGAACCTCTCGCTGCTACTGCAGGGCGGCGCGAGCGTCGACGGCCTCTCCGGTCGGGAGACCGCCGAGTTCTACGCGGGGCTCCACCCCGAGTTCACGGACCGCTGGCGCGAGCTCGTCGCCGAGTTCGGCCTCGTCGACGAGCTCGACAAGCGAACGGAACACTACTCCGAGGGGATGAAGCGGAAGCTCGAGCTCGCGCTGGCGCTCGCCGTCGACGCGCCGCTGTACTTCCTCGACGAGCCCACCGCCGGCGTGGACCTCTCGATGGTGCAGACGTTCCACCGCGCGATCCGCGACCGCGTCGCGACCGGCGGCACCGTCGTCGCCACCAGCCACCGCCCGGTCGACGCGGCGTTCGCCGACCGGATCGCGTTCGTGACCGGCGACGGCGTCAGCGCCGTCGGCGCACCGGACGCGCTGCTCGATGCGGTGCCCGAGACGATCCGGATCGTCGGCGGCGGCCCGGAGACCGCTCCGTTCGAGCCCCACGTCGTCGACGCTCGGCTGTTCCACCACGGCGACGAGCGCCGTGGATTCCTCGCCCCGGGGGTGACGGTCGCGGCGCTGTCGGCGGCCGCGCCCGACGGTGTGACCGTCGAGCGCGTCGAGCCCAGCTACACCGACGCGTTCAACTACTACGTCCACACGGAGGGGAACGATGAGTGA